The following are encoded together in the Scomber japonicus isolate fScoJap1 chromosome 20, fScoJap1.pri, whole genome shotgun sequence genome:
- the tnrc6ba gene encoding trinucleotide repeat-containing gene 6B protein isoform X2 has product MEDKKRKKDDKRKREASQKVTEQKNKVLDLTKPASAQSPATQSSSASPSPGPTPSASPSPATSGPGSAATQSQGGNNAKRLAVANGQPTSTTSSSSVAGGPSATGNGSTSSGGGAQAPQQQPRYMPREVPPRFRCQQDHKVLLKRGQPPLSSMLLGGGGGGDGPNANMAAVSDSSAAASSLALTSSSVAASTTTSNYANSMWGASSGSQTSSQGREKVIVDGNDLEEWPSIAGNDGGGSSFAVTGGGSSNNGMPVNSISASGNQSSPTSLFSLPNECMQSSNGVAWGTAASQGHLGGGNTVAAAGPLLQQPSSLSKASAVPGSHDASGPVDGSSGIPGANFNPNANPSAWPALVQQDGPAAAGEGGQSSFHHQGPGGSLSANNSASLGLGAGTVGVLGGHPPLSVNQSSTHQHQLHQMQSRDREMGGGKWDSESAGPKIAGGEGIGGGMDRSVGGGGMSVGDHSLASSWRGQPSYPAANSKTGASRTDGWEGGGSGTGGFGAAEGDNGTSSWGYPSSTSGVNAWGSAGTGGNGSQTSGVSQGGWGSSGVGGERAVSGGDWGGSSTGIGGANPGGEGMGGTCSSNSSSSGVSTAGNPPVTSCSSSTATALTRAWDNQKGEGETGEWGGGVGGQGARGGSSSSGGNSRSGSEPNNSNSRPRRPAPSAEGALQSLLSRSDLDPRVLSNTGWGQTQIRQNTAWDLEDHGGQSKGGSTSATSKHPSTLGGSSQYSGGPRTLITDSMGPGVNPSMVPSAGSSGEGWESSSNSSSSGASLSGRAPPPSGSNMRNLGVSQSGPVTTTGPGMGSGVMPGHSQQGKTTGWGGGGMGSGDGKEAKGWGNEEWRNSRGGNGGGWGDVGQQGDQVSGGWGGCQEEKGKGGWKEMGGDGGGSSGWGSGQKVGAGRDWGEQQSKSNNGGGGWDDERKNGGGNSGGDSGAGGWGNWDEGAPRRTWGAGGTGGGGSGGGGMGVVGGMGSKPHQSWSGGNKMHQMPNSQSGSITGPQAQLQQQQSQPRNQHPQLQQALDQGAMQGGGGRKPISQAQNQNQSSGWTSGPIPGGPGGGSGSEPSGWEEPSPQSISRKNEIDDGTSAWGDPTRYNYKPVNLWDKNSTPAGQQPHGQAPAPQQQQQQQQQQQQQQPPQQQQQQQQGPPIQQQPSRQAAGLGGNRDFNTGHGPGKAAAMGSSGWGGASPTSPTVDNGTAAWGKPNDTPTDWGDPDDAGGKTTGWGNPTPNPIKPGSKSMQDGWGDKESSVAASRHSSWEEEEEGGGGMWNSTGSQGSGSSWGQGSNGGWGQTHPGKKPSSKGPLKAGGGDSWMSPINRQFSNMGLLNDDPSGPNIDLAPGSLQEKKMDAEKRGMGMTDYNGDIRKGGRVGGGGGVGGMSYRSPVSKEAVPGDAGSYYDKGGHGIFGSSGGMAQSRHQPSVPPINQSPGIRAQVPHQFLSPQVPGSVLKQMPPPSGSVGGVGGVGGVAGVGGGVFPPQLSPQHIAMLSSIYPPHIQFQLACQLLLQQQQQPQQQQQQLLQNQRKFTPNVRQQADPQQLARIMAVLQQQRQQQQQVGGLGGSSRLSPSHHSGGGGGGAKLPGADPLPHPGLARSVADLHQKTIGPYSGFGSGVNLPGLDLGGSVVGGPGGMKDLGGQQSRFKWMMEGHSSPDTSPSEDAFHKNGPVTPMKMPGGSPYSQYDMMVGDGLGNNWHRTPGNKMGSKPTTTPSWPPEFQPGVPWKGIDRVDPESDPYMTPGSMMGNAVSPNLNDTEHQLLQDNTDSTPPLNTLLPSPGAWPYSASDSPLNNAHSAKYTDYKTSWPPEPIGHKSWKASRGSSQSQLSRPPPGLASQKQPSPSPWSGGAPRLAGRGWGGGSSTTASTWSDGSSRESCWLVLSNLTPQIDGSTLRTICMQHGPLLTFHLGLTQGTALIRYGSKQEAAKAQSALHMCVLGNTTILAEFVSEEDVARYIAHSQAGGAGSGGNTSGSAGSGPNATSAVGTNGNGGSCDRGGAGGSSGGGAVDGGSTAGGAGNGGAGPVSSGWQSLDSTGSSSDQSASQGPGLGIFAQWSSNGGGVGGAGGMEAGRQGLWGGMGGMSGAGYPSSSLWGSPALEDRHQMGSPASLLPGDLLGGGADSI; this is encoded by the exons ATGGAagacaagaaaaggaaaaaagacgaTAAAAGGAAAAGGGAAGCCTCTCAGAAG gttacagaacaaaagaacaaag TGCTAGACTTGACCAAGCCGGCATCTGCCCAGTCTCCTGCCACTCAGAGCAGCTCTGCCTCCCCCAGCCCTGGACCCACCCCCTCTGCTTCCCCATCCCCAGCCACCTCGGGCCCTGGCAGTGCTGCCACCCAGTCACAGGGTGGCAACAATGCCAAGCGCCTGGCGGTGGCCAACGGACAgcccacctccaccaccagtTCTTCCTCCGTCGCTGGCGGCCCCAGTGCTACTGGAAACGGGAGTACAAGTAGCGGAGGCGGAGCCCAGGCGCCTCAGCAGCAACCCCGCTACATGCCGAGAGAAGTGCCGCCGCGATTCCGCTGCCAGCAGGACCATAAAGTGCTACTGAAGAGGGGTCAACCGCCACTGTCCTCCATGCTGctgggagggggaggaggaggggacgGCCCCAATGCAAACATGGCTGCTGTCTCAG ATTCCAGTGCAGCTGCCTCCTCATTGGCCCTCACCTCATCATCAGTTGCtgcttctactactacttctaatTATGCAAATTCCATGTGGGGGGCGAGCTCAGGCAGCCAAACCTCCTCTCAGGGCAGGGAGAAGGTGATTGTCGATGGCAACGACCTGGAGGAGTGGCCTAGCATCGCTGGCAATGATGGGGGAGGAAGTTCTTTCGCCGTGACTGGAGGGGGCAGCAGCAACAACGGAATGCCTGTGAACAGCATCAGTGCCTCTGGCAACCAATCTTCACCCACTTCCTTGTTCTCTTTGCCCAATGAATGTATGCAGTCGTCCAATGGTGTGGCATGGGGGACGGCTGCCTCCCAGGGTCATCTTGGAGGAGGGAATACAGTAGCTGCAGCTGGGCCTCTGCTACAACAGCCCTCCTCACTTTCCAAAGCCTCCGCTGTGCCAGGGAGCCATGATGCCAGTGGCCCCGTTGACGGCAGCAGTGGGATTCCAGGTGCCAACTTCAATCCAAATGCCAACCCTTCGGCCTGGCCTGCCCTGGTGCAGCAGGATGGGCCTGCTGCTGCAGGGGAAGGAGGTCAGTCTTCCTTCCATCACCAGGGCCCTGGAGGGTCTTTGTCTGCCAACAACTCTGCTTCCCTGGGGCTGGGAGCCGGGACAGTTGGGGTGTTGGGGGGTCACCCACCTTTATCTGTGAATCAATCAAGCACCCATCAGCACCAACTTCACCAAATGCAatccagagacagagagatgggagGGGGGAAGTGGGACAGCGAATCAGCGGGACCAAAAATCGCAGGGGGGGAAGGGATTGGGGGAGGAATGGACCGTAGTGTGGGAGGAGGCGGGATGAGCGTGGGAGACCACAGCCTTGCCTCCTCATGGAGAGGCCAGCCTTCTTACCCTGCAGCTAACTCCAAAACGGGTGCCTCTAGGACTGAcggatgggagggaggaggaagtggcACAGGGGGATTCGGAGCTGCTGAAGGGGATAATGGGACCTCGAGTTGGGGGTATCCAAGTTCCACTAGTGGGGTTAATGCTTGGGGTAGCGCTGGAACTGGGGGAAACGGTAGTCAAACCTCCGGGGTATCTCAGGGAGGGTGGGGGTCATCAGGAGTTGGAGGGGAGAGAGCGGTGTCGGGCGGTGACTGGGGCGGGAGCTCCACCGGTATTGGCGGAGCCAATCCAGGAGGAGAGGGCATGGGGGGCACCtgcagcagtaacagcagcagtagcggGGTCAGCACAGCCGGCAACCCCCCCGtcacctcctgctcctcctcaacAGCCACCGCTTTGACTAGAGCTTGGGACAATCAGAAGGGAGAGGGTGAAACAGGGGAATGGGGCGGCGGAGTAGGAGGACAGGGAGCACGGGGAGGATCCTCATCCAGCGGTGGAAATTCCAGAAGTGGAAGTGAGCCGAACAACAGTAACAGTCGTCCTCGCCGCCCGGCACCCAGTGCTGAAGGTGCCTTACAGAGCCTGCTCAGCCGGTCTGATCTGGACCCTCGGGTTCTGTCCAACACAGGCTGGGGCCAAACACAGATTCGACAAAACACGGCCTGGGACTTGGAAGATCATGGAGGACAGAGTAAAGGTGGATCGACATCAGCTACATCGAAACACCCATCTACTCTCGGTGGTTCTTCTCAGTATTCCGGTGGACCCAGGACCCTAATTACTGATTCTATGGGTCCTGGGGTCAATCCTTCCATGGTTCCATCTGCTGGGTCCTCTGGAGAGGGCTgggagagcagcagcaacagtagcAGTAGTGGGGCTTCTCTATCTGGGAGGGCCCCACCACCTTCAGGCTCCAACATGAGGAATCTCGGCGTCTCACAATCTGGGCCAGTGACCACAACAGGACCTGGTATGGGTTCAGGGGTAATGCCAGGACATAGCCAGCAGGGGAAGACTACAGGCTGGGGTGGAGGAGGGATGGGGTCTGGAGATGGCAAGGAGGCCAAAGGTTGGGGGAACGAGGAATGGAGGAACAGTAgaggaggaaatggaggagGGTGGGGCGACGTTGGCCAACAAGGTGACCAAGTGAGTGGAGGCTGGGGAGGGTGTCaggaggagaaagggaaaggggGCTGgaaggagatgggaggagatggaggaggcaGCAGCGGGTGGGGATCAGGACAGAAGGTTGGGGCAGGTAGGGACTGGGGAGAGCAACAGTCCAAATCAAATAACGGAGGCGGGGGTTGGGACGATGAGAGGAAGAACGGAGGAGGAAACTCAGGTGGGGATTCAGGTGCGGGTGGCTGGGGAAACTGGGACGAGGGCGCTCCCCGGAGAACCTGGGGAGCAGGGGGcacagggggaggagggagcGGAGGAGGGGGGATGGGTGTCGTCGGGGGCATGGGGTCCAAACCCCATCAAAGTTGGAGCGGAGGAAACAAAATGCACCAGATGCCAAACAGCCAGTCGGGCTCCATCACAGGCCCGCAGGCACAACTGCAACAGCAACAATCACAGCCCCGTAATCAGCATCCACAGCTGCAGCAAGCATTGGACCAAGGGGCTATGCAAGGGGGCGGGGGGAGAAAACCCATCTCCCAAGcccagaaccagaaccaaagCTCAGGCTGGACCTCGGGGCCCATCCCTGGTGGCcctggaggaggaagtggatcTGAACCAAGCGGTTGGGAGGAACCCTCACCGCAGTCTATTAGCAGGAAGAATGAGATAGATGATGGAACATCAGCATGGGGAGACCCAACCCGTTACAACTACAAGCCGGTCAACCTGTGGGATAAGAACAGCACCCCTGCTGGCCAGCAGCCTCACGGCCAGGCTCCGGCtccacagcagcaacagcaacagcaacagcagcagcagcagcagcagccaccacagcaacagcaacagcaacagcagggACCTCCAATACAGCAGCAGCCTAGCAGGCAGGCTGCTGGGCTTGGAGGTAACAGAGACTTCAACACTGGCCATGGACCTGGGAAAGCTGCAGCAATGG GTTCGTCAGGTTGGGGTGGTGCTTCTCCAACCAGTCCAACAGTAGACAATGGCACAGCAGCTTGGGGAAAACCTAACGATACCCCCACTGACTGGGGAGACCCCGACGACGCCGGAGGGAAGACGACAGGCTGGGGAAACCCTACTCCCAACCCCATCAAACCTG GTTCAAAGTCTATGCAAGATGGCTGGGGGGACAAAGAGAGCTCTGTGGCAGCCTCGCGTCACTCGagctgggaggaagaggaggagggaggcggCGGCATGTGGAACAGCACCGGCTCCCAGGGAAGCGGCTCATCTTGGGGACAGGGTAGCAACGGGGGCTGGGGTCAGACCCACCCCGGCAAGAAGCCCAGCAGCAAG GGTCCACTGAAGGCTGGCGGAGGAGACTCATGGATGAGCCCCATCAATAGACAGTTCTCCAACATGGGGCTGCTG AATGATGATCCCAGTGGCCCAAACATTGACCTGGCTCCGGGTTCTCTCCAGGAGAAGAAGATGGACGCCGAGAAAAGAGGCATGGGAATGACGGATTACAATGGCGacataaggaaaggaggaagagtaggaggaggtggaggagtagGGGGGATGTCATATCGCTCACCCGTTTCCAAAGAGGCAGTGCCCGGCGATGCCGGTTCCTACTACGACAAG GGCGGCCATGGTATCTTTGGCAGTAGCGGAGGGATGGCTCAGTCAAGACACCAGCCCAGCGTCCCACCCATAAACCAGTCCCCAGGGATACGAGCGCAAGTGCCTCATCAGTTCCTGTCGCCTCAG GTGCCAGGCTCCGTGCTGAAGCAGATGCCCCCTCCCAGCGGGAGCGTGGGGGGTGTTGGCGGCGTGGGAGGAGTGGCAGGAGTCGGGGGAGGTGTGTTCCCTCCACAGCTGTCCCCCCAGCATATTGCCATGCTCAGCAGCATCTACCCACCTCACATCCAGTTTCAACTG gcttgtcagctcctcctccagcagcagcagcagccacaacagcagcaacagcagctgctGCAAAACCAGAGGAAGTTCACGCCGAATGTGAGACAGCAGGCTGATCCTCAacag CTGGCCAGGATCATGGCAGTGctccagcagcagaggcagcagcagcaacaggtcGGAGGTTTAGGCGGCAGCTCCAGACTCTCCCCCTCCCACCACAGTGGAGGTGGCGGAGGGGGTGCCAAACTGCCCGGGGCTGATCCCCTGCCCCACCCAGGCCTGGCCAGATCTGTGGCTGACCTGCACCAGAAAACAATTGGGCCATACTCTG GGTTTGGTTCAGGTGTGAATCTCCCAGGTCTCGACCTAGGTGGCTCTGTGGTAGGGGGGCCTGGGGGCATGAAGGACCTCGGGGGTCAGCAGTCCCGTTTCAAATGGATGATGGAGGGACACTCCTCCCCAGACACCTCCCCATCTGAGGACGCATTCCACAAAAATG GTCCCGTCACCCCTATGAAGATGCCCGGGGGCTCGCCCTACTCTCAGTACGACATGATGGTTGGAGACGGGCTGGGTAACAACTGGCATCGCACCCCTGGCAACAAGATGGGTAGCAAGCCTACCACCACACCCAGCTGGCCCCCTG AATTCCAGCCTGGTGTTCCCTGGAAGGGAATCGACCGCGTTGACCCTGAATCCGACCCCTACATGACTCCGGGGAGCATGATGGGAAACGCGGTGTCCCCCAACCTCAACGATACTGAGCACCAATTGTTACAAGACAATACTG ATTCCACCCCTCCCCTCAACACCTTACTGCCTTCACCTGGTGCCTGGCCCTACAGTGCCTCAGACAGTCCTCTCAACAACGCACACTCag CAAAGTACACAGACTACAAGACCAGCTGGCCCCCGGAGCCCATTGGACACAAGTCCTGGAAAGCCAGTCGCGGCAGCAGCCAGTCCCAGCTGTCCCGCCCTCCTCCAGGATTAGCCAGTCAAAAGCAGCCGTCGCCTTCTCCGTGGTCAGGAGGAGCCCCTCGGTTGGCTGGCAGGGGCTGGGGCGGCGGCTCGAGCACCACCG CCTCGACCTGGAGTGACGGCAGCTCTCGTGAAAGCTGCTGGTTGGTGCTCAGCAATCTCACACCACAg ATTGATGGCTCCACCCTGAGGACCATCTGCATGCAGCACGGCCCCCTGCTGACCTTTCACCTCGGCCTGACCCAGGGCACCGCTCTGATTCGCTATGGCTCCAAACAGGAAGCAGCCAAGGCCCAGAGCGCACTTCACAT GTGCGTTCTGGGTAATACCACCATCTTGGCGGAGTTTGTGAGCGAGGAGGATGTGGCTCGCTACATTGCACATTCCCAGGCTGGAGGAGCAGGGAGCGGAGGAAACACCTCCGGCTCTGCGGGCTCCGGACCCAACGCAACTTCCGCAGTGGGGACTAACGGTAACGGAGGGAGCTGCGACAGAGGCGGAGCGGGAGGCAGCAGCGGAGGGGGAGCAGTAGATGGAGGTTCCACGGCCGGTGGAGCAGGAAACGGAGGGGCCGGACCCGTCAGCTCCGGATGGCAGAGTCTGGACAGCACAGGCAGCTCATCGGACCAGTCTGCCAGCCAGGGGCCCGGGCTGGGCATCTTCGCCCAGTGGAGCAGCAACGGGGGCGGAGTGGGCGGAGCCGGAGGCATGGAAGCCGGAAGGCAGGGTCTGTGGGGAGGAATGGGCGGGATGAGCGGGGCAGGGTACCCCAGCAGTAGCCTCTGGGGTTCCCCGGCACTCGAGGATCGTCACCAGATGGGCAGCCCCGCCTCGCTGCTGCCAGGGGACCTGCTAGGCGGAGGGGCCGACTCCATCTGA